TATGTATATCACAAATACACGgacgtaattattttattgtgtttctcGTGGAAAAATATTCGACATATCTGCAATTCAAATATGTGTATGAAATTTCTGTCATGAATTGTTTATGTCGCGGTGcctgaaaataaataagataaaactgACTGGTTAATTTATTTACCTTGGGGTGCCAGATGTGAAAAATTCCAGGATCTGTAGCACGGACGACTTTGATACGACTTCGAATGTACTTCCGGTAGAGCAGGACGTCCTCCATCCCCCAGCCAACCATCTCCTCCTCGAACCCGCGCACTCTGAGGAAATCCGATCTGAACAAGTGACAACATCTTTAATGTAGGTGTCTCTTCTGATAGATGTAATTTTATAGTCATCATTAAGGCATCATGCTCAGTTTGGGATCATCAGTTAGAACTTACTTGTACTGGCAAGTCATGCCGAAGCCGAAATCCCTCCAGAAGCCGGTGTCTCTGGAGATGACGAGCTGGTCAGTTTCCGAGGGCACCTTTTTCCCTTGTAGAGTATACACCACGTGAGGGTTGTACAGGCTGAAGACTACGGGGTAGTACACCCTCGAGCCTGGCCGAGAGTTCCAGCGACACCGGTCCAAGAACCGAGCACTGAACACGACATCCACGTCACACAGGAACAGCAGAACGTCCTGTTGGTCTCTGAGGACTCCCGGTTGGTCCCACGGCCTCTCCGCCCCCACTCGTAATCCCTTCGCCCTCGAGAAGGTCTCATTGAGGGCCAGCAACCTCAGACTGCTCGCGTGACCGTTCTTACCCGCCACCTTCGACATGATCAGTCTCGCCTCCGTGAGTCCTTCCTCCCCGAAGTACACTACGCTCAGCAACACGTGGCGATCATTCTTCAAAGCTATCTTCACGAACTTGTCCATGAACCCTTGAAAGGTCGATATTCTCCCCGATAAGGGAAGTATGACATGGATCAGTTCCTTATCCTTCGATTGAGGTAAAGGGCTGCTGTTCAGAGTAACCAGTGGAGCAAACGGCCTCATCACGGCCATCTTCGTGTATCCCTGACTCTTCCCTTGCCTCACCCTGAAATACATCTCGTACTCGGTCCCCGTCGTAGGGACCGACCTGTACACGCCTTCTAGGAAGTCCTCCGCAGTGTACTTGGGTTTCCCGTGTAAGGTGGCGTTTCTGTTAAGAACCTCTAAGGCCGATGTGACGGCCTCAAGGAGGTCTTTCCGCTTGAAGCTGATGGGTTTCTCCACGACTCGTTTCCCCAGGCCGAGGTCTGTGGGGTACACTCGGCTCAAGGTGAAGTGAGTGAAGGCGACCAGCTCGTACTCGTTGTTCAGCGACACCTCCCTGTGACACCTCCGCTGTCTCCACCTGGTGGCGGATGTAGGAACTGCAGTCGCTCCCGTTCACCGGGGAATCCAGGTGGTACGAAAAGCCTACACAGACAAAAGGTTGGTCATAAACGATCCCTTCATACGTCTGTCCTAAACATGTGtcagtttacattaaaaataacaaatttgaataaaacttcattcctaaactgtaaattaaaatatattttaggcaCATGAAGTGCCACTGATACGATTGACACAATGTATTCTAGTTTATTATTTCAGGCGCTGCACCAAGCggaaaatgaaatatagctaaaCTGAATGTTCACATTGCTACatcatgtgtagaaaacttggttgctccacagTCGTTATGGATAATGTCTAAAACATAGCAGTGCACAATTGTGCTTCTGATAAGACAGTGATAATTCCTATTCAGCTAGATTATATTGGATAGCTTCTGAGTGACCATTAGAGTTCCTTTGTAgcctaggtatctctgatgtggAAACGATGGAAAAAGATTGTTTTTAACGTCATCGTCACTAAAACCTTTTACGAATCTCCTCAGACagatgtggactccagattcaAGCGATCGATCTATACCAATATCAAATTTCAGGCGATGTACTAAGCGAAAGCTGAAAtgggctaaactcaacattcgctcAATGCATTGATGGAGTTTTTCtacaaaattcaataacatttttccaaattacatttttccaacaTTATATTTATGGTTCCTTCAAAGAGACAAATTTCTCACTTTTATGTCCTTAAATGTATGTATATCctcaataattgtttaataaaataagaaaaatctttATCACATTTCGAACTACTGCTcctttctttacatttattaaaatttcagagCCAGcataatatacaacattttttttaatcctgttCAACGAGTTCAACGCTTGTGTTCATGAGGATGTAGAATAATCCACTCCGAAGTAGAATTATTTATCTTGTAACTCTATAAGACAAATTGTATGGTtacaaaaccaatttaaatacTTCGCTGCACCTCCTAGTAGTCACTCCTGCTTAGTATTCAAAACAGTCTtcgttttttaaactattacgtTATTAATTAACGAAGATTGGTCGTTAGTTTTAAGCATCTTGTATGCCAAAAGTTTAGAGTTCCATTTCCTCGTGCAGAAAAAAACAATTCAGTTTTCAATTTATGAACTCCTGCATTGCTAAC
The Homalodisca vitripennis isolate AUS2020 chromosome 4, UT_GWSS_2.1, whole genome shotgun sequence DNA segment above includes these coding regions:
- the LOC124358995 gene encoding LOW QUALITY PROTEIN: chondroitin sulfate N-acetylgalactosaminyltransferase 1 (The sequence of the model RefSeq protein was modified relative to this genomic sequence to represent the inferred CDS: deleted 1 base in 1 codon), with protein sequence MLRLLSMRLLTRVWLFAGSLSLISLLILGRCGIQESSSVSGKGEPVSNTAAYISLLEQREEENRAEVARLTEEIRGLKLQLLQFQAQDHLDSPVNGSDCSSYIRHQVETAEVSQGVSLNNEYELVAFTHFTLSRVYPTDLGLGKRVVEKPISFKRKDLLEAVTSALEVLNRNATLHGKPKYTAEDFLEGVYRSVPTTGTEYEMYFRVRQGKSQGYTKMAVMRPFAPLVTLNSSPLPQSKDKELIHVILPLSGRISTFQGFMDKFVKIALKNDRHVLLSVVYFGEEGLTEARLIMSKVAGKNGHASSLRLLALNETFSRAKGLRVGAERPWDQPGVLRDQQDVLLFLCDVDVVFSARFLDRCRWNSRPGSRVYYPVVFSLYNPHVVYTLQGKKVPSETDQLVISRDTGFWRDFGFGMTCQYKSDFLRVRGFEEEMVGWGMEDVLLYRKYIRSRIKVVRATDPGIFHIWHPKVCTGEQQSSDQYRACIRSRALNEASHAQLGFLAFRDEKGANLPAQTNNKPAKRKRPTAAHNKTTNAKSQTAQTKTIKDSRKKTKQSDVTSNKFKSEKVIRKQQSISENNRVVQTPLKEET